From one Humulus lupulus chromosome 8, drHumLupu1.1, whole genome shotgun sequence genomic stretch:
- the LOC133795930 gene encoding regulator of telomere elongation helicase 1 homolog isoform X3 → MPTYKIRGIDVDFPFEAYDCQLVYMEKVIQALQDKCNALLESPTGTGKTLCLLCATLAWRKSLGGFSTGANVKSSQNAGGSAESSSQSGSPNLPTIIYTSRTHSQIRQVIKELKRSSYRPKMVVLGSREQLCIHEQVSSLHGKAQSNACQMLRRNRDKREEHEKREKQERPRCTHYFHVAGHMKSNPHLGDEPIDIEDLVNIGKSFGPCPYYMSREIHKVVDILFAPYNYLIDRGYRKSLTINWQNSVLIFDEAHNLEGLCADAASFDLPSWLLTACISEAKNCIDISVKRRQVSDDKSNNPDNFAILRALLLKLEKRIAEVPIGSKELGFTKPGPYMYELLADLNITPKTSSKLVEIIDEATELLEEDNQQQGKSSACRLESIGNMLNIIFRHDNAHAKYYRVHVQEVEASASDGLKGKASRTLSWWCFNPGIAMEEFSKLFVGSIILTSGTLSPMDSFAQELKLDFPVRLENPHVINSSQIWAGVVPVGPSGYSFNSSYRSRDTLEYKQELGNAIVNFARIVPDGLLVFFPSYYLLDQCIGCWKKTSHANSTTLWERICRHKKPVVEPRQSSLFSESIEDYMAKLKDSSTSGAIFFAVCRGKVSEGLDFADHAGRAVIVTGMPFATMTDHKVRLKREFLDAQAQCLREACKSEVLTGEDWYSQQATRAVNQAVGRVIRHRHDYGAIIFCDERFSHSNRQSQISLWIQPHLKCYSKFGDVVFTLTRFFRDGRNLGPTKQELLETEKLGDLNSSIKSAALEQINEVPMDNISSLLGSSMSADGNATEVKLEELKPSTAAVGQDCSVMLKKVQPANRASLSCCKDKSGILTSPNEQICNEKKLLISAGKARYQNVTCDSHDNNSILDEESFRGLLAPCPSKKRKSIGTKQGLMHHESFSDYSSRTRNSESNSSTSKSLECDKGFDSADRSIQSARVGNEETRGSEFLIQVEEKLSTAEYKEFVNSMKALKSKAVKINEVLRSIVKIFSGPERLPLLVRFKDFIPAKYHSIYDQYLGANDRTTTIPER, encoded by the exons ATGCCGACGTACAAGATTAGGGGTATCGATGTTGATTTTCCATTCGAGGCCTACGATTGCCAACTCGTTTACATGGAAAAAGTCATTCAAGCCCTCCAAGAT AAATGTAATGCACTGCTGGAGAGTCCCACTGGAACTGGGAAAACCCTGTGCCTTCTATGTGCCACGTTGGCTTGGAGGAAGAGTTTGGGTGGTTTCTCAACTGGTGCCAATGTGAAGAGCAGTCAGAATGCCGGAGGCTCAGCAGAATCATCATCACAATCTGGGAGCCCAAATCTTCCCACCATAATTTATACATCACGCACTCACAGCCAGATTCGTCAAGTAATCAAAGAATTGAAAAGAAGCTCTTACAG GCCCAAAATGGTAGTGTTAGGGTCTCGAGAGCAGTTATGCATTCATGAGCAAGTTAGTTCACTCCATGGGAAAGCACAATCAAACGCGTGCCAAATGCTTCGCAGAAATCGTGATAAGCGTGAAGAGCATGAAAAACGTGAAAAGCAGGAAAGACCTCGCTGCACCCATTATTTTCATGTTGCTG GTCACATGAAGAGCAATCCTCATCTTGGAGATGAACCTATAGATATCGAGGATTTGGTCAATATTGGAAAATCATTTGGGCC GTGCCCCTATTATATGTCACGGGAGATTCATAAGGTTGTGGATATATTATTTGCACCTTATAACTATCTCATTGATCGTGGATATAGGAAATCTCTTACAATAAATTGGCAGAACAGTGTACTTATATTTGATGAAGCTCACAACTTG GAAGGCCTATGTGCTGATGCAGCTTCTTTTGACTTGCCTTCTTGGCTTCTTACGGCTTGCATTTCTGAAGCAAAAAATTGTATTGATATTTCTGTAAAAAGAAGGCAAGTTTCTGATGATAAGTCAAATAACCCAGATAATTTTGCAATTCTTAGAG CACTTCTTTTAAAGCTTGAGAAGCGGATTGCGGAAGTGCCTATTGGATCCAAGGAATTAGGCTTCACTAAACCTGGACCTTACATGTATGAATTACTAGCTGATTTAAACATCACTCCTAAGACTTCATCCAAACTTGTTGAGATAATTGATGAAGCAACTGAACTTTTGGAAGAAGATAATCAGCAACAAGGGAAAAGCAGTGCCTGTCGATTGGAAAGCATTGGCAACATGCTTAATATAATTTTCAGACATGACAATGCTCATGCAAAATACTATCGT GTTCATGTGCAGGAAGTTGAAGCTAGTGCATCAGATGGTTTAAAAG GTAAGGCATCTAGGACACTTAGCTGGTGGTGCTTTAACCCGGGAATTGCGATGGAGGAATTCTCCAAATTGTTTGTGGGTTCTATTATATTAACATCTGGCACATTATCTCCAATGGATTCATTTGCTCAGGAATTGAAACT AGACTTTCCAGTGAGGTTGGAGAACCCTCATGTTATAAACTCTAGTCAGATATGGGCTGGAGTTGTACCAGTTGGTCCATCGGGCTACTCTTTCAATTCCTCTTATAGGAGTCGTGATACTCTTGAATACAAGCAAGAGCTTGGTAATGCTATAG TCAATTTTGCTCGAATTGTTCCTGATGGGCTGCTTGTATTCTTTCCATCTTACTACCTTTTGGACCAATGCATTGGGTGCTGGAAGAAAACG AGTCATGCCAATTCAACAACATTATGGGAAAGAATCTGCAGGCATAAGAAACCTGTTGTAGAACCTAGACAATCTTCTTTGTTTTCCGAGTCAATTGAG GATTACATGGCTAAGCTGAAGGACTCCTCAACTTCTGGTGCAATATTTTTTGCTGTGTGCCGTGGTAAG GTAAGTGAAGGATTAGATTTTGCTGATCATGCTGGAAGAGCTGTAATCGTCACTGGTATGCCATTTGCCACAATGACAGATCATAAG gTTCGTCTGAAACGCGAGTTCTTGGATGCACAGGCACAATGCCTAAGAGAAGCATGCAAG TCAGAAGTTCTTACCGGGGAAGATTGGTACAGTCAACAAGCAACACGAGCAGTAAATCAGGCTGTTGGACGTGTAATCCGGCATCGCCATGACTACGGAGCAATCATTTTTTGTGATGAGAG GTTTTCGCATTCAAATCGTCAGTCTCAAATTTCACTTTGGATCCAGCCTCATCTCAAG TGCTACTCCAAATTCGGGGATGTAGTTTTTACATTGACCCGTTTTTTTCGCGATGGAAGAAATTTGGGTCCCACAAAGCAGGAGTTACTAGAAACCGAGAAACTGG GAGACTTGAATTCTAGCATAAAATCAGCAGCGCTTGAGCAGATCAATGAAGTTCCTATGGATAATATATCATCTCTCTTAGGCTCATCAATGTCAGCTGATG GAAACGCAACAGAAGTTAAGTTAGAAGAGTTGAAGCCCTCG ACAGCAGCAGTGGGTCAAGATTGTTCTGTTATGTTGAAGAAGGTTCAACCTGCAAATCGTGCTTCTCTTTCTTGCTGCAAAGACAAATCTGGAATATTGACTAGTCCAAATGAACAGATTTGCAACGAGAAGAAGTTGCTCATTTCTGCAGGGAAGGCTCGGTACCAAAATGTTACATGTGATTCTCACGATAATAACTCTATATTAGATGAAGAATCATTTAGAGGACTATTAGCTCCTTGTCCTTCCAAGAAGCGTAAATCAATAGGCACAAAACAAGGCTTGATGCATCATGAAAGTTTTAGTGACTATTCATCTCGAACGAGAAATTCTGAGTCCAATTCTTCAACTTCCAAATCTCTGGAATGTGACAAGGGGTTTGATTCTGCTGATAGAAGTATACAAAGTGCTCGGGTTGGTAATGAGGAAACCAGAGGATCTGAATTCCTGATTCAG GTTGAAGAGAAACTTAGTACTGCTGAATATAAAGAATTcgtgaattccatgaaggcactTAAATCGAAAGCAGTCAAGATAAATGAAGTTTTGAGATCTATTGTCAAAATTTTTTCTGGACCTGAGCGGTTGCCTCTTCTCGTAAG GTTCAAGGATTTTATCCCTGCTAAGTATCATTCTATCTATGACCAATATCTTGGAGCAAATGACAGGACAACTACAATCCCTG AAAGATGA